A window of the Halopseudomonas phragmitis genome harbors these coding sequences:
- the ntrB gene encoding nitrate ABC transporter permease translates to MARLGRVGLHNLLPPIAITLLFLLVWEMLCSSPASALPPPTQVFSDTWELIANPFYDNGGNDVGMAWQILASLERVAYGYALAVVAGVGLGVLVGQSTWAMRGLDPIFQVLRTVPPLAWLPLSLAGFQDSNPSAIFVIFITAIWPIIINTSVGIRNIPEDYRNVARVLRLNGIEYFVKIMLPAAAPYIFSGLRIGVGLSWLAIVAAEMLVGGVGIGFFIWDAWNASLISDIVLALLYVGIVGFILDRLVAWAGRLVTRGTSEG, encoded by the coding sequence ATGGCCCGGCTTGGCCGAGTCGGGTTGCACAACCTGTTACCACCGATAGCAATTACCCTGCTGTTCCTGCTGGTCTGGGAAATGCTTTGCTCCAGCCCGGCGAGCGCCTTACCCCCTCCTACCCAAGTGTTCAGCGATACCTGGGAACTGATCGCCAATCCGTTCTATGACAATGGTGGGAACGATGTCGGCATGGCCTGGCAGATTCTTGCCAGCCTGGAGCGGGTCGCCTACGGCTATGCCCTGGCGGTAGTGGCCGGGGTGGGGCTGGGCGTGCTGGTAGGGCAGTCGACCTGGGCCATGCGCGGGCTTGATCCGATTTTCCAGGTACTGCGCACGGTGCCGCCGCTGGCCTGGCTGCCGCTGTCGCTGGCCGGCTTTCAGGACAGTAATCCGTCGGCGATCTTCGTCATCTTCATCACCGCGATCTGGCCGATCATCATCAATACCTCGGTGGGCATCCGCAACATTCCTGAAGACTACCGCAATGTCGCCAGGGTGCTGCGTCTGAACGGCATCGAGTACTTCGTCAAAATCATGCTGCCGGCGGCCGCGCCCTATATCTTCTCCGGGCTGCGCATCGGGGTCGGCCTGTCCTGGCTGGCGATCGTCGCCGCCGAGATGCTGGTCGGCGGGGTAGGGATCGGCTTCTTCATCTGGGATGCCTGGAATGCTTCGCTGATCAGTGACATCGTCCTGGCCCTGCTCTACGTCGGCATCGTCGGCTTCATTCTCGACCGTCTGGTGGCCTGGG
- a CDS encoding ABC transporter substrate-binding protein, producing the protein MDDKPIKPTSQASVNLKRRDFLKYSIAAVGGAALLGGMAPGLRSAAWAAGSDAPETTRAKLGFIALTDAAPLFVADEKGFFAKHGMTGVEVLKQSSWGTTRDNLVLGSARNGIDGAHILTPMPYLIASGAMTPNNVPVPMVILARLNLGGQCISVGQEYIDLKLGVDSTPFKAALAAKKASGKQVNAAMTFPGGTHDLWIRYWLAAGGIDPNRDISTIVVPPAQMVANMKVGSMDTFCVCEPWNEQLINQKIGYTALTTSELWHNHPEKALGMRADWVEANPNATRALLKAVMEAQMYCEDPANREEVARICAKRRWINAPFNDVVERMKGNFNYGTGRVVENSPHQMRYWNDFASYPFKSHDLWFLTEDIRWGYLPADFDSHALIEQVNREDLWRAAAADLGVPAEQIPTSTSRGVETFFDGTVFDPENPQAYLDSLAIKALA; encoded by the coding sequence ATGGACGACAAACCGATCAAGCCAACCAGCCAGGCCAGCGTCAATCTCAAGCGCCGTGACTTTCTCAAATATTCTATTGCCGCCGTTGGTGGCGCCGCGTTACTCGGCGGCATGGCCCCGGGCCTGCGCTCGGCGGCCTGGGCCGCAGGCAGCGATGCGCCGGAAACCACCCGAGCCAAGCTGGGGTTTATTGCTCTGACGGATGCGGCGCCGCTGTTCGTCGCTGATGAAAAGGGCTTTTTCGCTAAGCACGGCATGACCGGCGTCGAGGTGTTGAAGCAGTCATCCTGGGGTACCACCCGCGACAATCTGGTACTGGGTTCTGCGCGTAACGGGATCGATGGTGCGCATATCCTCACACCAATGCCCTATCTGATCGCCTCGGGGGCCATGACGCCGAACAATGTGCCGGTGCCTATGGTGATTCTGGCCCGTCTGAATCTGGGAGGGCAGTGCATTTCAGTTGGGCAGGAATATATCGACCTCAAGCTTGGGGTAGACAGTACTCCGTTCAAGGCCGCACTGGCAGCGAAAAAGGCCAGTGGCAAGCAAGTCAATGCCGCCATGACCTTTCCCGGTGGAACCCATGACTTGTGGATTCGCTATTGGCTGGCCGCCGGAGGCATCGACCCCAATCGCGACATCTCGACCATAGTGGTGCCGCCGGCGCAGATGGTTGCCAACATGAAGGTCGGCAGCATGGATACTTTCTGTGTCTGTGAGCCGTGGAACGAACAACTGATCAACCAGAAGATCGGCTATACGGCACTGACCACCAGCGAGTTGTGGCACAACCATCCGGAAAAGGCGCTGGGGATGCGCGCCGACTGGGTTGAAGCCAACCCCAATGCGACCCGCGCACTGCTCAAGGCAGTGATGGAGGCGCAGATGTATTGCGAAGACCCAGCCAACCGCGAGGAAGTTGCACGTATTTGTGCCAAACGCCGCTGGATCAACGCTCCTTTCAATGATGTGGTCGAGCGCATGAAGGGCAATTTCAACTATGGCACTGGTCGCGTGGTGGAAAACAGTCCGCACCAGATGCGCTACTGGAACGACTTCGCCTCCTATCCGTTCAAGAGCCATGACCTGTGGTTCCTGACCGAAGATATTCGTTGGGGGTACTTGCCAGCCGACTTCGATAGTCATGCTCTGATCGAACAGGTTAACCGTGAAGACCTCTGGCGTGCAGCTGCCGCTGATCTGGGGGTGCCGGCCGAACAGATCCCGACGTCCACCTCGCGCGGCGTTGAGACCTTCTTTGATGGCACCGTATTCGATCCTGAAAACCCCCAGGCATACCTCGACAGTCTGGCGATCAAAGCGCTGGCCTGA
- a CDS encoding nitrate regulatory protein translates to MATVLGFMLAARRSEMQGLIALELTCELVGGISRLVHALQRERGFSNMYLSARAERFRQPLDQLTSDSRGLEQSVRRGFNRMDPETGRGADKARLFNRIALVLHGLDGLACLRRRVRDQALSPQESTRAFTRVIGGLLAVVFEAADTSVDPDITRCLVALFNFMQGKELAGLERATGVAGFASGLFDLEQLERLQYLGEGQQRCFAIFCDYADKPALNAWHQLCTDPVEAEIARLRLVAARSLPGQPLEVSLGEPWFELTTRRIDAMKQVEDLLTERLQQLCQQKIRQAQADLDNHRCLLERLDQFDDASDPPGTRLFNVQATELDGAPGDTMGQQLNRSVLDLLHEQNQRLQMLAEELDNARSSLNERKLIERAKGVLMSRHGLDEEASYRILQNAAMERSQRLADVAQAVLSLADLMPNASTRVKAG, encoded by the coding sequence ATGGCGACGGTATTGGGGTTCATGCTGGCAGCCCGGCGCAGCGAAATGCAGGGGCTGATCGCGCTGGAGCTGACCTGTGAGCTGGTCGGCGGCATCAGCCGGCTGGTGCATGCGCTCCAGCGTGAGCGCGGTTTTTCCAATATGTATCTCAGCGCTCGGGCAGAGCGCTTCCGCCAGCCGCTGGATCAGTTGACCAGCGACAGCCGTGGACTTGAGCAGTCGGTGCGGCGAGGCTTCAATCGCATGGACCCGGAGACCGGACGCGGAGCCGACAAGGCCCGTCTGTTCAACCGTATTGCCCTGGTACTGCACGGACTTGACGGGCTGGCCTGTCTGCGCCGTCGGGTGCGCGATCAGGCCCTGAGTCCTCAGGAGTCTACCCGGGCTTTTACCCGGGTGATTGGCGGGCTGCTGGCGGTCGTGTTCGAGGCGGCCGATACCTCCGTCGATCCGGATATCACACGTTGCCTGGTGGCGCTGTTCAATTTCATGCAGGGTAAGGAGTTGGCGGGGCTGGAACGAGCCACCGGAGTTGCAGGTTTCGCCTCGGGGCTGTTCGATCTGGAACAGCTCGAACGCCTGCAGTATCTGGGCGAGGGCCAGCAGCGCTGCTTCGCGATCTTTTGCGACTATGCCGACAAGCCCGCGCTCAATGCCTGGCATCAGCTCTGCACCGATCCGGTCGAAGCTGAAATTGCCCGCTTGCGCCTGGTCGCCGCGCGCAGTCTGCCGGGGCAGCCGCTGGAGGTCAGTCTGGGTGAGCCCTGGTTTGAACTGACGACCCGCCGTATCGATGCCATGAAGCAGGTTGAAGACCTGTTGACCGAGAGATTGCAGCAACTGTGTCAGCAGAAAATCCGCCAGGCCCAGGCTGATCTTGATAATCACCGTTGTCTGCTTGAGCGGCTTGATCAGTTTGATGATGCCAGCGACCCACCAGGGACCCGGTTATTCAACGTGCAGGCCACTGAACTGGATGGTGCTCCGGGCGACACCATGGGCCAGCAGCTCAATCGCTCGGTGCTGGATCTTTTGCACGAACAGAATCAGCGTTTGCAGATGCTGGCTGAGGAGCTGGATAACGCTCGCAGCTCGTTGAATGAGCGCAAGTTGATTGAGCGGGCCAAGGGGGTGTTGATGTCGCGTCATGGGCTTGATGAGGAAGCGTCCTACCGGATACTTCAAAATGCTGCCATGGAGCGGAGTCAGCGGCTGGCTGATGTGGCTCAGGCAGTGCTCAGCCTGGCGGATCTTATGCCAAACGCCAGCACGCGGGTGAAGGCCGGATAA